From a single Nakaseomyces glabratus chromosome F, complete sequence genomic region:
- the OPI10 gene encoding Opi10p (CAGL0F01111g~Ortholog(s) have nuclear import signal receptor activity, role in inositol metabolic process, protein import into nucleus and cytosol, nuclear envelope localization) yields MFAAIASGNPLQMSEEVPNSNGMQHTIVLSSTKPKNYSHISLFILPNVTFPAEYIATVYFKLTPTEDFKLFGYLSTEKPSAIFKVKLPQSQTTPTPNDGLGEIDMGDDDDISMPANGPTTNHNISQLIIGISIENRNEGMTKIMEWKQQQQLASSTGTNSLVLARGNNNLGINTVGQLAKVYPLLTQELAGKIVQHAYNYLTGFLDDNGNVSIKRFDGWWDKFKNRLANDGSFLDEVTAT; encoded by the coding sequence ATGTTTGCTGCAATTGCTTCTGGTAACCCATTGCAGATGAGCGAGGAAGTTCCAAACTCCAATGGAATGCAACATACTATTGTACTGAGCTCTACAAAACCCAAGAATTACTCTCACATATCATTGTTTATATTACCCAATGTGACCTTCCCTGCGGAGTACATAGCAACCGTTTACTTCAAGTTGACCCCAACAGAGGATTTCAAACTGTTTGGCTACTTGAGCACCGAGAAGCCTAGTGCTATCTTCAAGGTCAAACTCCCCCAGAGCCAAACTACGCCCACTCCCAATGATGGCCTAGGGGAGATCGACATGGGGGATGACGATGACATCAGCATGCCAGCTAACGGACCTACAACTAATCATAACATATCTCAGTTGATCATAGGTATATCTATAGAGAACAGAAATGAAGGAATGACGAAGATAATGGAATGGaagcagcaacaacagtTGGCCAGTAGTACCGGTACGAACTCTCTAGTGCTAGCCCGCGGGAACAACAATCTGGGTATAAATACAGTAGGCCAACTGGCAAAAGTGTACCCTTTACTTACTCAAGAATTGGCAGGCAAAATTGTACAGCATGCCTATAATTACTTGACCGGTTTTCTAGATGACAATGGAAACGTATCCATAAAAAGATTTGATGGCTGGTGGGACAAGTTTAAGAATAGGCTAGCTAACGATGGGTCGTTCCTGGACGAGGTTACTGCAACATGA